From Pseudodesulfovibrio nedwellii:
GAGGATATGAAACGTCTCGCTTTAATCATCTTCTGTCTCATAACGATATTTACCGTCGTTCTGGTCACCTATTTCATATCCATGAATCAACAGATCAACACCGCGTGGCATAATTCCAAAATCCAACTTGAAACATCACAAAGTCTTTTTCTTGATAAAATAAACAAATATAAACATTTACCATTTACAGTATCCAAAAACAGGACGATTCTGAGACTTTTCGAAAACCGTGCAGACTACATCAAAACGGGAATATTGATCAAGGCTATTCAAGTCCGCTCAGGCGCAGCCGTCGTCTACATCATGGACAAACAAGGCAACACAATCGCGTCGAGCAATTATGATGAACCGGATAGTTTCGTCGGCAAAAACTATGAATTTCGGCCCTATTTTCAACGGGCTATGGATGGTCGGGAAGGGTCCATGTATGCCATCGGCGCTACGAGCGGCATCCCCGGCTACTATCTCTCCCATCCCATCATGCTGAACTCCGAAATCGTCGGCGTGGCAGTGGTAAAATTCGAACTCTCGGAACTTCAAAATACATGGAAGGCCACGAACAACATCGTCATGGCAAAAGATCCCAACGGCGTCATTGTCCTTTCAAGTCGAGAAGACTGGATCAACAAAACTCTTGCCCCTTTGCCGAAACGACTCCTAAAAGCAGCCCGCAAGGGACGTTTATACAAGGGTGCTCCACTTGCCCCGCTTGCTGTTTCCACCGGAAAAAGCTTGGGTACTCAGTGGATCGAAATCGACCAGACACGATACCTACTCAATGAACAACGGGTCCTCGGCAAACAATGGGAATTGCTTGTCCTTGTTCCATGGTCTGACATGGTAGACAACAGCATGCGAAAAAGTCTCATTGCCTTTTTGGCAAGCCTCGCGGCCGCGGCCGGCATACTCCTCATCCAGGCACACTTTCTTAAAAAACGCATGGAACGAAGGATCGAAAGGGCCAGACGGACCCGACGAATTGACTCGGAAAGAGAGGAATCGCTCAGGCAACTTGCAGACTCCATCGCCCACCAGATTCGCAACCCGCTCATTGGCATAGGAGGCAATGCCAACCTGCTGAAACGGAAAATCCCGGAGGACGAGAACATGATTGAACACCTTGGAACAATCATGAACTGTTGCCACGATCTGGAGCAACTGGTTGTCTCTGTCAGGGATTATATTGACATCATGCCAACGGAAGCCATTCCCTTCGATTTGGAAACATTGGTCGAGAAAGCCCATTTTAAAGTCATGGCTGACGTAAATCCGCCACTCGAAGCTGTCCATTGGCGCATCAGCATAGCCCCGGTTTCATTGCCCATGGACGAAATCCTCATCGGTAAAGCTCTCCATGAAATCCTTACCAATGCGTTGGAGGCAAGAAACTCCGACACCATTTCAATCGAAATTATCGGCGAATGGAAGACAACAAAAGAATGCGCTAGCAAATTCGATCTTCCCAGCGAGAAGTGCTATGTGCTCACGATCTACGACTCAGGCAGTGGCATTGATGCAGACATTTTCAATCATGTCATGGAACCTTTTTTCTCGACCAAACCGCACGGCTCAGGTCTCGGCCTCGCCAAAGCAAAACGCGTCGTACAGCTATTCAACGGCGAGTTCGCCATTGCTTCACCTGTTCCCGGACACACGGAATGGAGTACCATGGTACAATTGACCATGCCATTTCTGGTCGATCTGAAAATCGAACAATGACAATCAATTTGGATAAACTATTTTGCAACCGTAGCGAACAAAGCACGGGTCAACGTCGCAAGATCATATGGAGAAAGTTCGATATCCACTCCCCTGCGCCCGCCACTCACAAAGATGGTTTCGTACCCTTCTGCCGAAGCATCGACGACTGTCTTGAGCGACTTTTTCTGACCAAGGGGACTCACGCCGCCAACAACGTAACCGGTCACCCGCTCAACCATTCCGATGTCTGCCATCCCCACTTTCTTCACCCCGATGGCCTTGGCCAGCAGCTTCATGTCCAACTGTTTTGAAACAGGCAGGACAGCCACTGTCAAATCTTTCGTACTGCTCCCGACAACAAGGGTCTTAAAAACTCTTTCAGGAGCAATTTTTAATTTTTGAGCCGCTTCCATGCCATACGATTCAGCAGTTGAATCATGCTCATATTCGTGAACAAAAAAAGTAATACCGGCCTTCTTCGCCTTATCAATAGCTGGGGTCATTGTCTTTTCCTGTGATATCTTGATCGAAAGGACTCCATCCCCGACCATGCGTTCAATGAGTTTCGCCTACCACCGAACCATCCCTGACCACAAGCCGATCCATCCCATAAAAAAGGACAATATGATCTTCATAAAAGCCCACTTCAAACAAACAAAATGATTGGCTCCATTGAGAATGGAATTATTCAGGACTAAATGGTATCGGACAAGTAATATATACACCCGAAATGATACAGACTG
This genomic window contains:
- a CDS encoding cache domain-containing protein, producing MKRLALIIFCLITIFTVVLVTYFISMNQQINTAWHNSKIQLETSQSLFLDKINKYKHLPFTVSKNRTILRLFENRADYIKTGILIKAIQVRSGAAVVYIMDKQGNTIASSNYDEPDSFVGKNYEFRPYFQRAMDGREGSMYAIGATSGIPGYYLSHPIMLNSEIVGVAVVKFELSELQNTWKATNNIVMAKDPNGVIVLSSREDWINKTLAPLPKRLLKAARKGRLYKGAPLAPLAVSTGKSLGTQWIEIDQTRYLLNEQRVLGKQWELLVLVPWSDMVDNSMRKSLIAFLASLAAAAGILLIQAHFLKKRMERRIERARRTRRIDSEREESLRQLADSIAHQIRNPLIGIGGNANLLKRKIPEDENMIEHLGTIMNCCHDLEQLVVSVRDYIDIMPTEAIPFDLETLVEKAHFKVMADVNPPLEAVHWRISIAPVSLPMDEILIGKALHEILTNALEARNSDTISIEIIGEWKTTKECASKFDLPSEKCYVLTIYDSGSGIDADIFNHVMEPFFSTKPHGSGLGLAKAKRVVQLFNGEFAIASPVPGHTEWSTMVQLTMPFLVDLKIEQ
- the ybaK gene encoding Cys-tRNA(Pro) deacylase is translated as MTPAIDKAKKAGITFFVHEYEHDSTAESYGMEAAQKLKIAPERVFKTLVVGSSTKDLTVAVLPVSKQLDMKLLAKAIGVKKVGMADIGMVERVTGYVVGGVSPLGQKKSLKTVVDASAEGYETIFVSGGRRGVDIELSPYDLATLTRALFATVAK